One segment of Allorhodopirellula heiligendammensis DNA contains the following:
- a CDS encoding malate synthase codes for MFVLATASTAGAQDYDELFAQTDNETFAFFDQVGAADPMIPAETNEEPAEFESLPAPASVPSSETAQSRQAARRAVESPSDLRLTDRSGSRAVQQPSKAMRIRQARALAEMRAITARLEAERWGLLPSLRPTWSAGLMTTSGSPADITYIVPVYVRDR; via the coding sequence ATGTTTGTTTTGGCGACCGCGTCGACAGCGGGCGCGCAGGATTATGACGAGCTGTTCGCGCAAACTGACAATGAAACTTTCGCGTTCTTCGATCAGGTCGGCGCCGCTGATCCAATGATCCCGGCCGAGACGAATGAAGAGCCCGCAGAATTTGAGTCGCTGCCTGCGCCAGCTAGCGTTCCTAGCAGTGAAACCGCTCAATCCCGTCAGGCAGCCCGCCGCGCCGTCGAGAGCCCATCCGACTTGCGCCTGACCGATCGATCAGGCTCGCGAGCCGTCCAGCAACCATCCAAAGCGATGCGGATTCGCCAGGCCCGGGCGCTCGCCGAAATGCGTGCGATCACGGCTCGCTTGGAAGCAGAGCGATGGGGACTGCTGCCCTCCCTGCGCCCGACCTGGTCTGCTGGACTGATGACGACCAGCGGCAGCCCTGCCGACATCACCTATATCGTTCCCGTCTACGTCCGGGACCGCTAA
- the tsaE gene encoding tRNA (adenosine(37)-N6)-threonylcarbamoyltransferase complex ATPase subunit type 1 TsaE — MRISGVGIEQLVQLAHAVVELDVRSGNASRPFCFGLVGTLGAGKTRLCQEIAQAWGIDSAEVTSPTFTLLKSYAIASRGDPPTTARQLHHLDLYRVGDEDELWELGLDELWEAPGTWTLVEWADRFADCMPADMIWIRIEVADDSIAGNLSHGGDGAPQPLRTIELHSTDPLRQAWLQDLGSRLGEIGFSGTFERC, encoded by the coding sequence GTGCGTATTTCAGGCGTCGGTATTGAGCAGCTCGTCCAGCTCGCCCACGCTGTGGTCGAACTGGACGTTCGTTCAGGAAACGCGTCTCGGCCGTTTTGTTTCGGTTTAGTCGGAACGTTGGGTGCGGGGAAAACTCGGCTCTGCCAAGAGATCGCTCAAGCTTGGGGGATCGACTCGGCTGAGGTGACTAGCCCGACGTTCACGCTGCTGAAAAGCTACGCAATTGCGAGCCGTGGTGACCCGCCCACCACGGCTCGGCAGCTGCACCATCTCGATCTCTACCGCGTCGGTGATGAAGACGAGCTCTGGGAGCTCGGATTAGACGAGTTGTGGGAGGCACCCGGTACCTGGACACTTGTTGAGTGGGCGGATCGGTTCGCCGATTGTATGCCAGCGGACATGATCTGGATTCGCATCGAGGTTGCTGACGACTCGATTGCTGGCAATTTATCGCATGGTGGCGACGGGGCGCCCCAGCCACTGCGAACGATCGAATTGCATTCTACAGACCCTTTGCGGCAGGCGTGGTTGCAAGATTTGGGATCACGGCTCGGCGAGATCGGCTTCTCGGGCACGTTTGAGCGCTGCTAG
- a CDS encoding sigma-70 family RNA polymerase sigma factor: MEPHQQSDDETEFVAMLTGNQSAIVLAVRALMPGERSVDEVVQQTNAKLWQKRGDFERGTNFRAWAAAIARYEVLNYRKQQARDSRLTFSDELEHQIASEVGELNDDLLDRHAALQECLHELKPESRELLLSRYNSDETLAELACRIGRSVGGVKVTLCRLRTSLAQCIERRRSTEEGLV; this comes from the coding sequence ATGGAACCGCATCAACAATCTGACGATGAGACGGAGTTCGTGGCGATGCTCACGGGCAACCAGAGCGCAATCGTGCTGGCAGTGCGTGCGTTGATGCCTGGAGAGCGTTCCGTTGACGAGGTGGTGCAGCAGACCAATGCCAAGCTTTGGCAGAAACGCGGTGACTTCGAACGCGGGACGAACTTTCGTGCTTGGGCCGCCGCCATCGCTCGCTATGAGGTCTTGAACTACCGCAAGCAGCAGGCTCGCGATTCTCGGCTGACGTTTTCGGACGAGTTGGAGCACCAAATTGCCAGCGAAGTGGGCGAGCTGAATGATGATTTGCTTGACCGCCATGCTGCTCTGCAGGAGTGCCTTCACGAGCTCAAGCCGGAAAGTCGCGAGTTGCTGCTATCTCGCTACAACAGCGACGAGACTTTGGCGGAGCTCGCTTGTCGCATTGGACGTTCGGTTGGTGGGGTAAAAGTGACACTCTGTCGACTTCGTACCTCGCTGGCGCAATGCATCGAGCGGCGACGCAGTACTGAGGAGGGCTTGGTATGA
- a CDS encoding LamG-like jellyroll fold domain-containing protein produces the protein MNREERLLLIDSLLDGSIDEANLLRIEAELSVDPQVRQEYYRRLQLDILLKREAESGSSVTAEVVETFNRLPMESKRVPSSAPGKLVKILAGSLVAIAATMLLVVSVNRAIVPSGGDVRGDSIATSREPSASGFAVLGGLEDAIWAGAPIAVGDLLPTGELHLKSGRVHIELFSGVQLVLEGDSIFSIDSPMQVTMASGSARARVPEPAQGFRIKTSSGDVVDLGTEFSVDVDDSGADVHVVDGEVELHPHRSDSLRIEAGVSRRLVGTGGIANASTATSVAIGPSEFDDLRQQQQKQRLAHWTAARAAMAMDPRAVAHFQFTSGVSNSRQVENLARGASRPASDGTTVVASRTLDRWGRHDAALDFSRVGSRVRVNVPGEHRGLTLMCWVKINSLDRWYNSLFLTDGHDDREPHWQLMDDGRIFFSVKVPASIAGEHKSGAMAQQVFYSPQVWDASWSGRWVMLAVTYDVDQARVTHYVNGEAISSESIPEDMLVDSIRIGPASICNWSDPKYQTDPQFVLRNLNGSMDEFALYSGALPADEILQWYRDGDSGEL, from the coding sequence ATGAACCGGGAAGAGCGTCTGCTGCTAATTGATTCGCTGCTCGACGGCAGTATTGACGAGGCCAACCTGCTACGAATTGAAGCCGAGTTGAGCGTTGATCCCCAGGTCCGTCAGGAATACTACCGTCGGTTGCAGCTCGACATCCTGCTCAAGCGTGAGGCCGAGTCGGGCTCATCCGTAACAGCGGAAGTCGTCGAGACGTTTAATCGTCTGCCGATGGAGTCGAAACGCGTGCCGAGTTCAGCTCCGGGCAAATTGGTCAAAATCCTGGCGGGCTCGCTGGTGGCAATCGCCGCCACGATGCTCTTGGTCGTCTCTGTCAATCGAGCGATCGTTCCCTCGGGCGGGGATGTCCGGGGCGACTCGATTGCGACATCGCGGGAGCCTTCGGCGAGCGGCTTTGCCGTACTCGGCGGCCTCGAAGATGCCATCTGGGCAGGCGCTCCGATTGCCGTTGGAGACCTGCTGCCGACCGGCGAACTGCATTTGAAGTCGGGGCGGGTTCATATTGAGCTTTTTAGTGGAGTTCAGTTGGTGCTCGAGGGAGATTCGATATTCTCGATCGATTCGCCGATGCAAGTGACGATGGCGAGCGGAAGTGCGCGGGCCCGTGTGCCGGAGCCGGCTCAGGGATTCCGAATCAAGACTTCCTCTGGGGATGTTGTTGATCTGGGCACGGAGTTTAGTGTCGACGTCGACGACAGTGGCGCGGACGTTCACGTCGTCGATGGCGAGGTTGAACTGCATCCTCACCGCAGCGACTCGCTGCGAATCGAGGCTGGAGTGTCCCGCCGCCTGGTGGGCACCGGCGGGATTGCCAACGCATCGACAGCGACATCGGTAGCAATCGGTCCGAGTGAGTTCGATGATCTTCGCCAGCAGCAGCAAAAGCAAAGGCTTGCGCACTGGACAGCGGCCCGCGCGGCGATGGCGATGGACCCGCGGGCGGTCGCTCACTTTCAATTCACTTCCGGGGTCTCAAATTCACGTCAAGTCGAGAATCTGGCTCGTGGGGCGAGCCGTCCCGCTTCGGATGGAACAACCGTCGTCGCGTCTCGCACCTTGGACCGTTGGGGACGGCATGATGCGGCCCTGGATTTCAGCCGGGTGGGTAGCCGCGTGCGTGTGAATGTTCCCGGCGAGCATCGAGGTCTGACGCTCATGTGCTGGGTCAAAATCAATAGCCTCGATCGCTGGTACAACTCACTGTTCTTGACCGATGGTCATGATGACCGTGAACCGCATTGGCAGTTGATGGACGATGGCAGGATCTTTTTCTCGGTCAAAGTTCCCGCTTCGATTGCTGGCGAACACAAGTCGGGAGCCATGGCTCAGCAAGTCTTTTATTCGCCGCAGGTTTGGGACGCGTCTTGGAGCGGACGATGGGTCATGTTGGCGGTTACCTATGACGTCGATCAGGCCCGGGTCACCCACTATGTCAATGGTGAAGCGATCAGTAGTGAATCGATCCCTGAGGACATGTTGGTCGACTCGATCCGCATCGGTCCCGCGTCGATCTGCAACTGGAGTGATCCGAAGTATCAAACAGACCCGCAGTTCGTGCTGCGGAATCTAAATGGAAGCATGGATGAGTTTGCGTTGTATTCGGGTGCACTGCCCGCTGATGAAATCTTGCAATGGTATCGCGATGGAGATTCCGGTGAACTTTAA
- a CDS encoding PSD1 and planctomycete cytochrome C domain-containing protein, producing the protein MKSCNGIAMEIPVNFKLISRVGTAALVLSVCSLNAAADEVTERLFTLKVLPLLKDKCLGCHGGDQEDIKGDFSVLTREALLHGGESEEPAVVPGHPDEGTLVSAISWEDYEMPPKENDRLNEDQIAIFRRWIEQGAPWPDEAQQAKYRQEESMLETTEDGVIVTTSGGTSSEWTNRRYQPADLWAYANVKPKSELLPSDVEARDAIDFFVNRGLQHAGLTAAATASPRALIRRATFDLTGLPPTPEKIDAFEIAYQADAQQAWESLIDELLESPRYGEHWARHWFDVTRYADTGGMSNDYERSNMWRYRDYVIRAFNEDKPYDEFVIEQLAGDELADRSVAARKGDDRKQIEQTQIEGDYTPEEAEWIVATGFLRMGPWDNAMIETEEARQIYLDDVLNITGQAFLSTTMRCCKCHDHKFDPIPTRDYYRMYSAFAGTHMAERNVPMLAEENQSGFAEGREHVKKMLDFAVAEKNRLVEKREAAARAWFDEHQLPYKDENARKDLPDEEKPPRAVGLDHVEQGQLKVREQDEWIWRRRLERYQPMAQSVFNADSATMAWNGARHLRITRKPKKQNELENFILIGGALTALGDKVLPGVMSAVVMPVSTAKDDPYLITNDIDGRRLELAQWIANPHNGLATRSIVNRIWQFHFGTGLAANSTNLGAKGAKPSYPELLDYLAGDFVEGGWTMKRMHRMIMLSDVYQRASSPVDRRVSEVDPDDRLLSHFPRRRLAAEEIRDGILSSTGELVHCDGGLPVMPEINMEVALQPRMIQFSLAPAYQPSPLPEQRNRRTVYAYHVRGQADPFTELFNQPNPNESCEVRESAAVTPQVFTLLNSDLIVDRSIALALRLEQDADTLPEQIDRAFRLVLGRHASKQESQWMSEYVNDMQAYHEGVTPERPEYPEQITRSLVEEFSGEPFEYTEILPGFANYQPDTKPSDVSPRQRAIADMCLLLLNSNEFMYID; encoded by the coding sequence ATGAAATCTTGCAATGGTATCGCGATGGAGATTCCGGTGAACTTTAAATTGATTTCGAGGGTCGGCACGGCTGCTCTTGTTCTGAGTGTTTGCAGCTTGAATGCTGCGGCGGACGAAGTGACGGAGCGGCTGTTTACGCTCAAGGTGCTTCCCCTGCTCAAAGACAAGTGCCTTGGCTGTCATGGTGGTGACCAAGAGGACATCAAGGGGGATTTCAGTGTGCTGACGCGAGAGGCACTGCTGCATGGCGGTGAATCCGAGGAGCCGGCAGTTGTGCCTGGACATCCCGACGAGGGCACGCTCGTTTCGGCAATTTCCTGGGAAGACTATGAGATGCCGCCCAAGGAGAATGATCGGCTCAACGAAGACCAGATTGCGATCTTCCGGCGTTGGATTGAACAAGGTGCACCATGGCCCGACGAGGCGCAGCAAGCCAAGTATCGCCAGGAAGAAAGCATGCTTGAGACGACCGAAGATGGCGTGATCGTGACGACCAGCGGAGGCACGTCGAGCGAATGGACGAATCGCCGCTATCAGCCCGCTGATCTATGGGCGTACGCGAACGTCAAACCGAAGTCCGAGTTGCTTCCCAGCGATGTCGAGGCTCGTGACGCAATCGACTTTTTTGTGAACCGAGGCCTCCAACATGCCGGCTTAACTGCGGCAGCCACAGCCAGTCCGAGGGCGTTGATCCGTCGGGCGACCTTTGATTTGACGGGGCTGCCACCGACTCCTGAAAAGATTGATGCATTCGAAATTGCGTACCAAGCAGACGCGCAACAGGCTTGGGAGTCGCTGATTGACGAACTGCTCGAAAGCCCTCGCTACGGTGAGCATTGGGCGCGTCACTGGTTTGACGTGACGCGTTACGCTGATACCGGCGGAATGTCCAACGACTATGAACGCTCCAATATGTGGCGGTATCGGGACTACGTCATTCGGGCGTTCAATGAGGATAAACCCTATGACGAGTTTGTGATCGAACAGTTGGCTGGGGACGAACTCGCCGATCGATCGGTGGCTGCCCGGAAGGGCGACGACCGCAAACAAATCGAACAAACGCAAATCGAGGGAGACTACACGCCTGAGGAAGCGGAATGGATCGTAGCTACTGGTTTTCTCCGGATGGGGCCGTGGGACAACGCGATGATTGAAACCGAGGAGGCTCGGCAGATTTACTTAGATGACGTGCTCAATATCACCGGTCAAGCTTTTCTGTCGACGACGATGCGGTGCTGTAAATGTCACGATCACAAATTCGATCCGATTCCCACGCGGGACTACTACCGCATGTATTCTGCGTTCGCAGGAACGCACATGGCCGAACGCAACGTTCCCATGCTTGCCGAGGAGAACCAGAGCGGTTTCGCCGAGGGACGCGAGCACGTGAAAAAAATGCTCGATTTTGCGGTCGCAGAAAAGAATCGTCTTGTCGAGAAACGCGAAGCTGCCGCGAGGGCTTGGTTCGACGAGCATCAACTTCCTTACAAGGACGAGAACGCTCGGAAGGATCTGCCAGATGAAGAAAAGCCACCCCGGGCGGTCGGGTTGGATCACGTTGAGCAAGGCCAATTGAAGGTTCGCGAGCAGGATGAGTGGATCTGGCGGCGCAGGCTCGAACGTTACCAACCGATGGCCCAGAGTGTGTTCAATGCCGATTCCGCTACCATGGCGTGGAACGGCGCTCGGCACCTGCGAATTACACGCAAACCTAAAAAACAGAACGAGTTGGAGAACTTTATTCTCATTGGCGGAGCCTTGACGGCTCTGGGCGATAAGGTGTTGCCGGGGGTGATGAGCGCGGTCGTGATGCCGGTGAGTACCGCGAAGGACGACCCGTACCTGATTACCAACGATATCGATGGACGTCGGCTGGAATTGGCTCAGTGGATTGCGAATCCGCACAATGGTTTGGCAACACGCTCGATTGTTAATCGGATTTGGCAATTTCACTTTGGGACTGGGTTGGCAGCCAACTCGACTAACCTCGGTGCCAAGGGGGCCAAGCCCTCTTATCCTGAATTGCTCGACTATCTTGCAGGCGACTTTGTCGAGGGTGGTTGGACGATGAAGCGAATGCATCGCATGATCATGTTGTCCGATGTGTACCAAAGAGCCTCGTCACCAGTGGATCGTCGCGTCAGCGAAGTGGACCCAGACGATCGCCTGCTTTCGCACTTTCCACGACGGCGATTAGCAGCTGAAGAAATCCGCGATGGCATCCTGTCCTCGACGGGCGAGCTGGTGCACTGCGACGGGGGTTTGCCCGTGATGCCCGAGATCAATATGGAAGTGGCATTGCAACCGCGGATGATCCAGTTCTCCCTCGCACCGGCCTATCAGCCCTCACCGCTGCCGGAGCAACGCAATCGGAGAACTGTCTACGCCTACCACGTCCGTGGCCAAGCGGATCCATTCACAGAGTTGTTCAATCAACCGAATCCGAATGAGTCTTGTGAAGTACGCGAGTCGGCCGCAGTAACTCCCCAGGTTTTCACGTTGCTCAACAGTGATTTGATTGTTGATCGCAGCATCGCGTTAGCGTTGCGCCTCGAGCAGGATGCGGACACGTTGCCAGAGCAGATCGATCGAGCGTTTCGATTGGTGTTGGGGCGGCATGCCTCGAAGCAGGAGTCGCAGTGGATGTCCGAGTACGTCAACGATATGCAGGCTTACCACGAGGGCGTGACTCCTGAACGACCTGAGTATCCCGAACAGATTACTCGTTCCCTGGTCGAGGAGTTCTCAGGTGAACCGTTCGAGTACACCGAAATTCTGCCTGGCTTTGCCAACTACCAACCTGACACGAAGCCCAGTGATGTGTCGCCACGTCAGCGAGCAATCGCGGATATGTGTCTGTTGCTATTGAACAGCAACGAATTCATGTACATCGATTGA
- a CDS encoding DUF1501 domain-containing protein produces MNDNAARRNFLYGLGASLGSVALSSLLQAEDNSTQSNSKSSPLAPKPPVLPAKAKNVIMLFMEGGPGHMDTFDPKPELTRLHKTESKLAAGQETGFKFFVGSPFGFRKVGNNGIEMCDQWKHLADPYVADELCNYRGCQAESLNHPEALFHMNTGSRLGGDPAVGSWVNYGLGTENQNLPGYVVMTELALPQGGPGNWSNGFLPPYYQGTRLRSEGSPILDLTPQSFKSREHQRRALDELARLNHLHLNSLGSDDQRLQARMENYELAFRMQTEVPNVVDLQQESQATLSLYGLDEPETEVFGRQCLMARRLVENGVRFVQIFSGGWDSHDYLERGHTSRIKSVDKPVAALIRDLKQRGMLEDTLVIWTGEFGRTPDNNKRGGVYSLGRGHNNQAMTMLLAGGGVKPGVVGATDELGSSAVECVHPIRDLHVTLLNLLGLDDNKLTYLHAGRYKQLSQFGGEVIKELIA; encoded by the coding sequence GTGAATGACAACGCTGCCAGACGGAACTTTCTCTACGGACTCGGAGCCTCACTCGGGTCGGTTGCCTTGAGTTCGCTGCTACAGGCTGAGGACAATTCAACACAATCGAATTCCAAGTCCTCGCCACTGGCACCCAAGCCTCCGGTGCTGCCGGCGAAAGCCAAGAACGTCATTATGTTGTTCATGGAGGGCGGGCCAGGGCATATGGACACGTTTGACCCCAAGCCCGAGTTGACGCGGTTACATAAAACGGAGTCGAAGCTTGCCGCAGGGCAGGAAACGGGCTTTAAGTTTTTTGTCGGTAGCCCGTTCGGATTTCGGAAGGTCGGTAATAATGGCATCGAAATGTGCGACCAATGGAAGCATCTTGCCGATCCTTACGTCGCAGACGAACTTTGTAACTATCGAGGATGTCAAGCGGAATCGCTGAACCATCCCGAAGCACTCTTCCACATGAACACCGGCAGTCGCTTGGGCGGCGACCCGGCGGTTGGTTCATGGGTGAATTACGGGCTGGGTACGGAGAATCAGAATCTACCCGGATACGTCGTCATGACCGAATTGGCGCTCCCGCAGGGCGGCCCTGGTAACTGGAGCAACGGCTTTTTGCCACCCTACTACCAGGGAACTCGTCTGCGCTCGGAGGGCTCGCCCATTCTGGATTTGACACCGCAGTCGTTTAAGTCGCGTGAGCACCAACGTCGGGCTTTGGATGAACTGGCCCGGCTCAATCACCTTCATCTGAATTCGCTCGGAAGTGACGACCAGCGTTTGCAAGCACGGATGGAGAACTATGAACTCGCGTTCCGCATGCAGACGGAAGTTCCCAACGTTGTTGATCTGCAGCAGGAGTCGCAGGCAACGCTGAGTTTATACGGGCTCGATGAACCGGAGACCGAAGTCTTCGGACGGCAGTGCTTGATGGCCCGTCGCCTCGTTGAGAACGGAGTACGGTTCGTGCAGATCTTCAGCGGTGGATGGGATAGCCACGATTATCTTGAGCGAGGTCACACGTCGCGGATCAAGAGTGTTGACAAGCCTGTCGCAGCGCTGATTCGTGACTTAAAACAACGTGGCATGCTGGAAGATACCCTTGTGATCTGGACGGGCGAGTTTGGCCGTACACCGGATAACAACAAACGCGGTGGAGTGTACTCGCTCGGTCGTGGCCACAACAACCAAGCCATGACCATGTTGTTGGCGGGGGGCGGTGTGAAGCCAGGCGTGGTCGGTGCCACCGACGAACTGGGGTCCAGTGCCGTCGAGTGTGTGCACCCGATTCGCGATCTGCATGTAACCCTGTTAAACTTACTCGGTCTCGATGACAATAAACTCACCTACCTGCACGCGGGGCGATACAAACAACTCAGTCAGTTTGGCGGTGAGGTGATCAAAGAGCTCATTGCGTGA
- a CDS encoding sulfatase family protein: MNLRSFLAHQLLFVAILTLSSLGTHARGADRPNVLFIMSDDHAAHAISAYQGRLAEIAPTPNIDRLAKEGALFTNAFCTNSICSPSRACVLTGQYDHTNGAFDLGGRVSPGNQMLAIEMKKAGYETAMIGKWHLKDEPADFDYYCVLPGQGKYHNPDFRVRGDKPWGKNLIHFKDKHVTDAITDLSLEWLSEDRDQSKPFFLMHHYKAPHDYFDNAERYESYLRDVNIPEPETLWKRDPQFGSLATRGANDELIPHIGTSIGGRNPRRSYLGDLPELYPAEFPADFDPADFSDEENTRLAYNAYLKKYLRCVKGIDDNLGRLFKYLEDSGQMDNTLIIYTGDQGFMLGEHDYQDKRWMYEQSQRMPFLVRYPKQIAAGQQFDTIIENVDYGPTMLDFAGAEIPTNVQGRSFRSLLEDGEEPDGWKQEAYYRYWMHMAHHDNPGHLGIRTKTHKLIYYYGCNYDGGYQTPAGWELYDLVNDPMETRNVIDEQENRELVSELKNRLAELRTRVGDDGSHFPDCEAIVQEFWDYDEADRAKAIEVSHEYLKRRQAELKAGKANVQTWVGK; this comes from the coding sequence ATGAACCTTCGCTCCTTCCTCGCACATCAATTGCTCTTCGTAGCAATATTGACCTTGAGCAGCCTGGGGACCCACGCTCGTGGAGCCGATCGACCGAACGTACTTTTCATCATGTCGGACGATCACGCGGCGCACGCTATTTCCGCATATCAGGGTCGTTTGGCGGAGATCGCGCCGACGCCGAATATCGATCGGCTGGCCAAGGAAGGAGCACTATTCACCAATGCATTCTGTACGAATTCGATTTGCTCGCCCTCCCGCGCCTGTGTACTGACAGGCCAATACGACCATACCAACGGTGCATTTGATCTAGGTGGACGGGTATCTCCCGGCAATCAGATGTTGGCGATTGAGATGAAGAAGGCGGGATACGAGACGGCGATGATTGGGAAATGGCACCTGAAAGATGAGCCGGCTGATTTCGATTATTACTGTGTGCTGCCCGGTCAGGGCAAGTATCACAACCCCGATTTTCGAGTCCGTGGAGACAAGCCTTGGGGCAAGAACTTGATTCATTTCAAGGACAAACACGTGACCGATGCGATCACAGATCTGAGCTTGGAATGGCTTTCGGAGGACCGCGATCAGAGCAAGCCATTCTTCTTGATGCATCACTACAAAGCGCCCCATGACTATTTCGACAATGCCGAGCGGTACGAGTCGTATCTGCGGGACGTGAATATTCCAGAACCGGAGACTTTGTGGAAACGCGATCCTCAATTCGGTTCCCTGGCGACTCGCGGTGCCAATGACGAGCTGATTCCACACATTGGAACTTCCATCGGCGGCCGCAACCCTCGGCGATCGTACCTCGGCGACCTGCCAGAGCTATATCCAGCGGAGTTCCCAGCGGACTTCGACCCCGCGGACTTCAGCGATGAGGAAAATACTCGTCTGGCCTACAACGCGTATTTAAAAAAGTACCTTCGCTGCGTGAAAGGAATTGATGACAATCTTGGCCGGCTATTTAAGTATCTCGAAGACAGCGGTCAGATGGACAATACGCTGATTATCTATACGGGCGATCAGGGCTTCATGCTTGGTGAACACGACTATCAAGACAAGCGTTGGATGTATGAGCAGTCGCAGCGAATGCCTTTTTTAGTTCGCTATCCCAAGCAGATCGCCGCTGGCCAGCAGTTCGATACCATTATTGAGAATGTGGACTATGGCCCGACGATGCTCGATTTTGCTGGCGCCGAGATTCCGACCAACGTCCAGGGACGCTCATTCCGCTCACTGCTCGAAGACGGCGAAGAGCCTGATGGGTGGAAGCAGGAGGCCTATTATCGTTATTGGATGCACATGGCCCACCACGACAACCCCGGACATCTCGGTATCCGGACGAAAACTCACAAGCTGATCTATTACTACGGTTGCAACTATGACGGCGGCTATCAAACCCCGGCGGGTTGGGAACTCTATGATCTGGTGAATGATCCCATGGAGACCCGCAACGTCATCGACGAACAGGAGAATCGAGAGTTGGTCAGCGAGCTGAAAAATCGGCTCGCCGAGCTCCGCACGCGGGTGGGCGACGACGGCAGCCACTTCCCTGACTGCGAAGCGATCGTGCAAGAATTTTGGGATTACGACGAAGCTGACCGTGCCA